A region of Rhodamnia argentea isolate NSW1041297 chromosome 9, ASM2092103v1, whole genome shotgun sequence DNA encodes the following proteins:
- the LOC115736940 gene encoding MND1-interacting protein 1-like, with protein MTGTAREKHIRANRRSHSRSSKPDMDHSAHSNQSPIPNSTPESSLNPSASPQVPIPSPAPYQAPSLEQNPIPSPNANPDCNPILDDSNAWGYCTEEQLEELLRKHVQFYYNEALAKLCALGYDEDVALRAVLRNGHCYGGMDMLTNILHNTLAYLNSGGDGASSGESELGFSDLKQLEECSLAGMVCLLQQVRPNLSRGDAMWCLLTSDLHVGRASTIEIPVVQSPSDGLGPVGDKSNAESGANDAAACVSAPVLGRFLCSLGFSNGGNDYVEAVNGLGDIGGMTMQKDIECPKRFNLSPSMKSLLKRNVAMFAAGFRANAKTLKGQPPFSQNGPPSGGASVVLREKATVEKNAESRNSKNQDDLHAMMRKFLDMDIGASIDENPEVAEEERKDEIILSMLHQIKDLEKQVKERKEWAQQKAMQAARKLSSDMTELKLLRMEMDETQRLKKGKQTLEETTMKRQSDMEKALRKASGQVDQANAAVRRLETENAEIRAEMEASKLSASESVSSCLEVAKREKRSLKKLLAWEKQKTKMQEDIAEERQKISDLQQQLVQINQASEEAEVKWKQAKKEKELAQAQVEEERRLKEAAEASSKRKLESLRLKIEIDFQRKKDDIKRLEQELSRLKMSASAQSADVHHGSHASPVAKSVGGKPEGEAIARLLHQLELEDSPEVNRDRQCVLCMKDEVSVVFLPCTHQVICANCSDSYWGKGKTSCPCCRVPIEQKIRVFGASS; from the exons ATGACTGGCACTGCGCGAGAGAAGCACATCAGAGCCAATCGGCGATCGCATTCCCGATCGTCGAAGCCGGACATGGATCACTCCGCCCACTCGAATCAATCGCCGATCCCCAATTCCACCCCCGAATCGAGCCTCAACCCCTCCGCTTCGCCTCAAGTCCCGATTCCGAGTCCCGCCCCATATCAAGCCCCGTCCTTGGAGCAAAACCCTATCCCTAGCCCCAACGCCAACCCCGATTGCAACCCCATTCTCGACGACAGCAACGCCTGGGGCTACTGCACCGAGGAGCAGCTGGAGGAGTTGCTGCGGAAGCACGTGCAGTTCTACTACAACGAGGCTCTCGCCAAGCTCTGCGCGCTCGGTTACGATGAGGACGTTGCGCTGCGCGCTGTCCTCCGGAATGGGCATTGCTATGGCGGCATGGACATGCTGACCAACATTTTGCACAATACGTTGGCTTATCTGAACAGCGGCGGGGATGGTGCTAGTTCGGGCGAATCCGAGCTGGGTTTCTCGGATTTGAAGCAGTTGGAGGAGTGCTCGCTCGCGGGGATGGTGTGTTTGTTGCAGCAGGTGAGGCCGAATTTGAGCAGGGGAGATGCTATGTGGTGTCTCCTCACGAGCGACCTCCATGTGGGTCGCGCGAGTACGATTGAAATTCCGGTGGTTCAATCACCGAGTGACGGATTGGGTCCAGTTGGTGATAAGAGCAATGCTGAGAGCGGCGCTAATGACGCTGCCGCTTGTGTTTCGGCTCCCGTGTTGGGTAGGTTTCTTTGTAGTCTAGGATTTAGTAATGGTGGAAATGATTACGTGGAGGCTGTGAATGGCTTGGGAGATATAGGAGGAATGACAATGCAGAAGGATATCGAGTGTCCGAAAAGGTTTAACCTTTCGCCATCGATGAAATCTTTGCTGAAAAGGAATGTTGCAATGTTTGCGGCAGGTTTCAGGGCAAATGCAAAGACTTTGAAGGGACAACCTCCTTTCTCGCAAAATGGGCCTCCTAGTGGAGGTGCCTCAGTTGTTTTGCGAGAGAAAGCTACAGTTGAGAAGAATGCAGAGTCGAGGAACTCAAAGAACCAAGATGATCTCCATGCCATGATGCGCAAATTTCTCGACATGGATATTGGGGCAAGCATTGATGAGAATCCGGAGGTTGCCGAAGAAGAGCGGAAAGACGAGATAATTTTGTCTATGCTTCATCAGATCAAGGATCTTGAGAAGCAAGTGAAGGAGAGGAAGGAGTGGGCACAGCAGAAGGCTATGCAAGCAGCTAGAAAGCTTAGCAGTGACATGACAGAGCTCAAATTGCTGAGGATGGAAATGGATGAGACTCAAAGATTGAAGAAAGGGAAACAGACTCTAGAAGAAACTACTATGAAGAGACAATCAGATATGGAGAAGGCTTTGAGGAAGGCGAGTGGTCAAGTGGACCAAGCTAATGCGGCTGTGAGGCGGCTCGAGACTGAAAATGCTGAAATCAGAGCCGAAATGGAGGCTTCCAAGTTGAGTGCATCGGAGTCAGTGTCATCCTGTCTTGAGGTAGCTAAGAGAGAAAAGAGGTCCTTGAAGAAGCTTTTGGCTTGGGAGAAGCAGAAGACCAAGATGCAGGAGGACATCGCTGAGGAGAGACAGAAAATCTCGGACCTGCAACAGCAGTTGGTTCAAATTAATCAGGCTTCAGAAGAAGCTGAG GTTAAGTGGAAGCaggcaaagaaagagaaagagcttGCCCAGGCACAAGTGGAGGAGGAGCGGCGGTTGAAGGAAGCAGCTGAGGCAAGCAGCAAAAGGAAGCTCGAATCTTTGCGCTTGAAGATAGAGATAGACTTCCAACGTAAAAAGGATGATATTAAAAGACTTGAACAGGAGCTTTCGCGCCTGAAAATGTCTGCATCAGCCCAATCCGCTGATGTACATCATGGATCGCATGCTTCCCCTGTGGCGAAGTCTGTGGGGGGAAAACCAGAAGGAGAAGCAATCGCCAGGCTACTTCATCAATTGGAACTGGAAGACTCGCCTGAGGTCAATAGAGATAGACAATGCGTGCTGTGCATGAAGGACGAGGTCTCGGTTGTTTTCTTGCCATGTACCCACCAAGTAATCTGTGCCAATTGCAGTGACAGCTACTGGGGGAAGGGAAAAACCTCTTGCCCTTGCTGCCGTGTCCCGATTGAGCAGAAAATC
- the LOC115736941 gene encoding plant intracellular Ras-group-related LRR protein 5-like codes for MAVIPKQDPPPPALVASVDEIARIYRSLPPRPTIEEVEAASSVLQTVDSEERAKLEEISTQELPKDVPDEVCSVLKEVRRNVVFFRSHEQKKEALFLVEVDRMFQNFDELIQRASELVSGDRSDRRNVGFEDPVERIVRESENSARSEVDDATEKESLIKMVKTASTKATISTAKGDSEKLSLMKVAALIENSAKTGAETLDLKGKLMDQIEWLPMSLGKLSEVTELDISENRIMALPSSMSDLRALTKLSMHSNQLINLPESFGELINLQDLDLQANRLRSLPDSFGNLSSLVNLNLNSNELTRLPDSLGNLNSLQTLNVESNELEELPYTIGSCSSLIELRLDFNQLKALPEAIGKIKSLEVLTLHYNRIKGLPTTMSNLSNLRELDVSFNELESVPETLSFAVSLEKLNIGSNFADLRSLPRSIGNLEMLEELDISNNQIRELPDSFRFLLRLRVLRAYETPLELPPREIARLGAQVVVQYMADHVSKRDSKSKPTKKKKRQWFRFGFWFCSGA; via the exons ATGGCTGTAATCCCGAAGCAAGATCCTCCACCACCTGCTCTCGTTGCCTCCGTCGATGAAATCGCGAGAATCTACCGATCACTCCCTCCAAGACCCACCATTGAGGAAGTTGAAGCTGCTTCGTCCGTGCTCCAGACTGTGGACTCCGAAGAGAGGGCGAAGCTCGAGGAGATCTCGACACAAGAGCTTCCCAAAGACGTCCCCGACGAGGTTTGCTCTGTCCTGAAGGAAGTGAGAAGGAACGTGGTCTTTTTCCGGAGCCATGAGCAGAAGAAGGAGGCTCTGTTCTTGGTTGAAGTGGACAGGATGTTTCAGAATTTTGACGAGCTCATTCAGAGAGCTTCTGAGCTGGTCTCCGGAGATCGCAGTGACCGTAGAAATGTGGGATTTGAGGACCCAGTTGAGAGGAttgtgagagagagtgagaattCTGCGCGTAGCGAGGTTGATGATGCAACAGAGAAAGAGAGTCTGATCAAGATGGTGAAGACTGCTTCCACAAAAGCAACGATCTCTACAG CTAAGGGAGATTCTGAGAAATTGAGCCTAATGAAGGTGGCTGCCCTCATTGAGAACTCTGCAAAAACCGGAGCCGAAACCCTCGATCTCAAGGGGAAGTTGATGGATCAAATCGAGTGGCTTCCCATGTCACTTGGGAAATTATCTGAAGTCACTGAGTTGGACATATCAGAAAACCGAATCATGGCTCTTCCGTCCTCCATGAGCGACCTAAGGGCCTTGACGAAGCTATCCATGCACTCCAACCAGCTCATCAATCTTCCCGAATCGTTTGGCGAGCTAATCAATCTCCAAGATCTCGATCTCCAAGCCAACAGATTGCGGTCCTTGCCCGATTCCTTTGGGAACTTGTCTAGCCTTGTGAATCTCAATCTGAACTCGAACGAACTGACCCGTTTGCCTGATTCCCTAGGGAATCTGAATTCTTTACAGACACTAAATGTGGAAAGCAATGAGCTTGAAGAGCTTCCTTACACGATCGGCTCTTGCTCATCCCTCATCGAGCTAAGGCTGGACTTCAACCAGCTCAAGGCCCTGCCAGAGGCGATCGGGAAGATCAAATCCTTGGAGGTTCTCACTTTGCATTACAATCGAATCAAAGGGTTGCCTACAACTATGAGCAATCTTTCCAACTTAAGGGAACTGGACGTCAGCTTCAATGAACTAGAGTCCGTGCCTGAGACCCTGTCTTTTGCCGTGAGCCTTGAGAAGCTGAATATCGGGAGCAACTTTGCCGATCTGAGATCCCTACCGAGATCGATAGGAAATCTTGAGATGCTTGAAGAACTTGACATAAGCAACAATCAGATAAGAGAACTGCCGGATTCTTTCAGGTTCTTGTTAAGGCTGAGAGTTCTAAGAGCCTATGAGACTCCTCTTGAATTGCCTCCAAGAGAAATAGCCAGGCTTGGTGCTCAG GTGGTTGTACAATACATGGCTGATCACGTGTCTAAGAGAGATTCCAAGTCCAAaccgacaaagaagaagaa